In Balaenoptera acutorostrata chromosome 19, mBalAcu1.1, whole genome shotgun sequence, the following proteins share a genomic window:
- the NUTF2 gene encoding nuclear transport factor 2: MGDKPIWEQIGSSFIQHYYQLFDNDRTQLGAIYIDASCLTWEGQQFQGKAAIVEKLSSLPFQKIQHSITAQDHQPTPDSCIISMVVGQLKADEDPIMGFHQMFLLKNINDAWVCTNDMFRLALHNFG, from the exons ATGGGAGACAAGCCAATTTGGGAGCAGATTGGATCCAGCTTCATTCAACATTACTACCAGTTATTTGATAACGACAGAACCCAACTAGGCGCAATTTAT ATTGATGCGTCATGCCTTACGTGGGAAGGACAGCAATTCCAGGGGAAAGCTGCCATTGTGGAGAAATTGTCT AGCCTTCCGTTCCAGAAAATCCAGCATAGCATCACGGCGCAGGACCATCAGCCCACGCCAGATAGTTGCATCATCAGCATGGTTGTGGGCCAGCTTAAG GCCGATGAAGACCCCATCATGGGGTTCCACCAGATGTTCCTATTAAAGAACATCAATGATGCTTGGGTTTGCACCAATGACATGTTCAGGCTTGCCCTGCACAACTTCGGCTGA